Genomic DNA from Corynebacterium diphtheriae:
TGGCTCATAGTCGTGGTCACTCTCTGGGCCTTGCTTGTAGGCACATCCAGCTATTTCTTGTGGCTCATGTTTCCGCTCATTTTTGTCATGTTGCACCTCAGGCACGGAATCCAGGGAATCCTAGGTGTTGCCTCACTACTTGCCATTGCCATCGCAATACCACTGGTTACACGCCCCGCTGACTGGGGCCCAGCTCAGGCCATGGGCCCAGCAATCGGTACCGCTTTTTCTATTGTGATCTTTTATGGCTATGCCACCCTACGCAATGACGCACAGCATTACCGCCAGTTAGCAGCAGAATTACTTGCTGCCCAGCAAGATTTAGCTACCTCTGAACATCAGGCAGGCCGGCTCGAAGAGCGAGAGCGGCTCTCTCGCGAGATCCATGACACAGTTGCTCAAGGATTGAGTTCCATCGTAATCTTGGCACGCGCCGCACACGGCCGCCTCGATAAAGGTGAAATTGAAGATGTGGCACAGCAACTCAGCGTGATCGAAACCCAAGCTTCAGACAGCCTTGCAGAGGCACGCCGCTTTGTGCGCGACCTAGCAGCCCCAGCACTGGGCGACTCGCTGCCTATCGCACTGACCAGTACCATTAATAATCTACGCACCAAACAGGATGCTCTCGGTGCGCCATTGGATGTTCATTTAGAGCTCGTGGGGGATACGTCGATAAGCCTGCCGGAGCCGGTATCGCGCACCGTAGTTCGCGTAACCCAAGAAGGGCTCAACAATGTGGTTAAACATGCTCATGCCACAAAAGCGGTGGTCACATTGGGCGTGTGGGAGGACGAGGTCAGCCTCGACGTGGTGGACAATGGGATCGGGTTCAACCCCGGTACCACCGAGCGTGGCACCAGCTCTGGCTTTGGCCTTGATGGCCTTCGCAAGCGCGTAGATACCGTTGGTGGCACACTCGTGATTGAATCAGATACATACGGCACCGCACTCGCTTGCCGCATTCCGCTTACCAGCCGCCGGGAGACTTCATGATCCGCGTCATGCTTATCGACGACCACCCCGTAGTCCGCGCCGGACTGCGCTCCATTTTGGACAGCTTCGATGACATCACCGTGGTCGCCGAAGCCAGCGACGGCAGCAATATCAACACTAAAGGCATCGACGTTGTTGTCACCGACATCCAAATGCCAGGCACCGACGGCATCACCCTAACCCGCGCACTCGCCAACGCCGGCGGCCCTCCAGTGCTCATCCTGACTACCTACGACACCGAGGCAGACATCCTCGCAGCAGTCGAAGCAGGTGCTATGGGCTACCTGCTCAAAGACGCACCGGAATCGGCACTACACGACGCAGTGGTCGCCACCTTTGAAGGCCGTCGCACCCTCGCCCCCGAGGTCGCCAACGCCCTCATGCAACGTGTAAGCAAACCCCGCCAGGCACTCTCGGCTCGCGAAATCGAAATCCTCCAGAACTTGGAACAAGGACTTAGTAACCGCCAACTCGCAG
This window encodes:
- a CDS encoding sensor histidine kinase, giving the protein MLASVKPHVIQILTVMRVSLHVMFAVLLLFGIARYLIDRPASPNSWFYITLAIAVILGVFYMIGTAWENRFARGDDIPDPTAFSPLWLIVVVTLWALLVGTSSYFLWLMFPLIFVMLHLRHGIQGILGVASLLAIAIAIPLVTRPADWGPAQAMGPAIGTAFSIVIFYGYATLRNDAQHYRQLAAELLAAQQDLATSEHQAGRLEERERLSREIHDTVAQGLSSIVILARAAHGRLDKGEIEDVAQQLSVIETQASDSLAEARRFVRDLAAPALGDSLPIALTSTINNLRTKQDALGAPLDVHLELVGDTSISLPEPVSRTVVRVTQEGLNNVVKHAHATKAVVTLGVWEDEVSLDVVDNGIGFNPGTTERGTSSGFGLDGLRKRVDTVGGTLVIESDTYGTALACRIPLTSRRETS
- the chrA gene encoding heme-responsive two-component system response regulator ChrA (involved in regulating genes involved in heme utilization and export) is translated as MIRVMLIDDHPVVRAGLRSILDSFDDITVVAEASDGSNINTKGIDVVVTDIQMPGTDGITLTRALANAGGPPVLILTTYDTEADILAAVEAGAMGYLLKDAPESALHDAVVATFEGRRTLAPEVANALMQRVSKPRQALSAREIEILQNLEQGLSNRQLAAKLFISEATVKTHLVHIYSKLGVDNRTAAITAARQQRLI